One window of Puntigrus tetrazona isolate hp1 chromosome 14, ASM1883169v1, whole genome shotgun sequence genomic DNA carries:
- the kdm2ab gene encoding lysine-specific demethylase 2A isoform X4 encodes MEEESSRYSKRLRTGTRRRYQDDGISDDEIEGKRSFDLEEKLHSDRYNSELVKIMEGKDFTLEYIQREGLRDPIIFKKADGLGIEMPDPDFSVSDVKLFVGSRRMVDVMDVTTQKGIEMSMGQWRRYYETPASEREKLYNVISLEFSHTKLEHLVKRPTSVDMIDWVDNMWPRHLKERQRDSTNAIIDMQYPKVQKYCLMSVEGCFTDFHIDFGGTSVWYHILRGRKVFWLIPPTPQNLELYENWVLSGKQGDIFLGDKVTMCQRIELKQGYTFMIPSGWIHAVYTPMDTLVFGGNFLHSFNIPMQLNIYNIEDRTRVRTQSSTRLFSLQTFSHSFSLLSSQVPAKFRYPFYFEMCWYVLERYLYCLTNTSHLTPEFQKHSLGIGLKKEDVIKQGFDGQEENVVKEEKEEMVKEEPEEEAASPPRPGVKVHLTPFELEGLWELLHKLEELPAHKKCVPAGIRNAPALLSDIRNLLEEHANDDPKLSYTGKPIVKWPKRPSWYEPPPPPLSLLYRPRAPGSTPILPPVPRPVKPSSSISALRRRRVRCKRCEACLRTECGDCNYCRDMRKFGGPGRLKKSCVLRQCLAPALPLTAVCAICKEGYQESEDSESVQTLMECSECAQITHPECIKVPGEGIINKDLPSCWECPKCVQGKKTESSSSSEEETDSSVSNGSRLSGPPAKRAYREGIGVGGLRRDRRSRPPLSPSSLPLTRSRRQPPPSQRLLLQHQQNRRRAGALELHLRKRIKLERNKILQSTRSSVSLSPKLLRQRSLERGGVVRPGHGRSISRGRAMPPCRGRGVRLRGGGRGGGLRERMEMEVERDDAVEGEQDERKENGQYNGKENRPQRRGGKAGEDENGEGHRNGESEGSSEGGEPTPSDTSVVLNDDVRGQGSCVTVTLQPSRGRRDPSAIVPKLEANLSSRSLPQNHKALLRPPLRNGAPRSDSPHSPADRLHVNKSHALSSSPHTLTRSASKHTHTVRSLRSNFKEAPHRLTRERIGKKTRSEKAKSSDSCSSSTLRPSAEQNGGNEPGWEREVWVSVFRYLTRAELCVCMAVCKSWYKWGCDKRLWTRISLSRCRSISPQALTGIIKRQPVTLDLSWANICKKQLSWLINRLPGLKDLVLSGCNWASVSALSSPSCPLLRSLDLSWADGVKDAQIRELLNPPGSDNRSKMKNMQCLWLCGLEVTEATLRLIIRHMPLLTRLELSHCPITDGALNLLSAVGSSTRNTLTHLNLAGCSRLTDRCLVYLRRLSCLSVLDLRGCKGVSRQACESFISELSVNALYCLSDDKLIQRIS; translated from the exons ATGGAAGAGGAGAGTTCCCGTTATAGCAAACGCCTG CGGACTGGCACGCGACGGCGTTATCAAGATGATGGCATTTCAGACGATGAAATCGAAGGGAAGCGGTCCTTTGACCTCGAAGAGAAACTCCATAGTGACCGATACAACTCTGAACTGGTCAAAATTATGGAAGGGAAAG ACTTCACCTTGGAATACATCCAACGGGAGGGACTCCGGGACCCCATAATCTTCAAGAAAGCAGATGGTCTTGGCATAGA AATGCCTGACCCTGACTTTAGTGTCAGTGATGTGAAATTGTTTGTGG GCAGTCGCAGGATGGTTGACGTGATGGATGTGACCACTCAAAAAGGCATTGAGATGTCAATGGGGCAGTGGAGGAGATACTACGAGACGCCGGCATCTGAACGTGAAAAACTCTACAATGTGATCAGCCTGGAGTTCAGTCACACAAAACTTGAACATCTAGTCAAGAGACCTACCTCG GTTGATATGATTGACTGGGTGGACAACATGTGGCCACGGCATcttaaagaaagacagagagactcCACCAATGCGATTATAGACATGCAGTACCCTAAAGTACAgaa GTATTGTCTGATGAGTGTCGAGGGATGCTTCACAGATTTCCACATAGACTTTGGGGGCACATCAGTCTGGTATCACATCCTCAGGGGAAGGAAG GTGTTCTGGTTGATCCCGCCCACACCTCAGAACCTGGAGCTCTATGAGAACTGGGTGTTGTCAGGGAAACAGGGTGACATCTTCCTCGGCGATAAAGTCACGATGTGCCAACGGATTGAACTGAAGCAAGGCTACACATTCATGATCCCCTCAG ggtGGATCCATGCAGTTTACACTCCAATGGATACTCTGGTGTTTGGGGGAAACTTTCTGCACAGTTTTAACATTCCCATGCAGCTCAACATTTACAACATTGAGGACCGCACACGGGTGAGGACTCAATCAAGCACTCGTTTATTCTCTTTACAAActttttctcactctttctcactGTTGTCCTCGCAGGTCCCTGCTAAGTTTCGCTATCCTTTCTACTTTGAGATGTGCTGGTACGTGTTGGAGCGTTACTTGTACTGTCTGACCAACACGTCTCACCTCACACCCGAGTTCCAGAAGCACTCGCTGGGCATCG GGCTGAAGAAGGAAGATGTGATTAAACAAGGCTTTGACGGTCAAGAAGAAAACGTAGtgaaggaggagaaggaggagatgGTGAAAGAGGAGCCGGAGGAAGAGGCAGCATCTCCTCCTCGTCCAGGGGTGAAAGTTCACCTGACGCCCTTCGAGCTGGAAGGACTCTGGGAATTACTGCACAAGTTGGAGGAGTTACCAGCACACAAGAAATGTGTTCCAGCAGGCATCAGAAACGCCCCAGCACTGCTCAGTGACATTAGA AATCTGCTAGAGGAACATGCCAATGATGACCCCAAACTGTCTTACACTGGAAAACCAATCGTCAAATGGCCCAAAAGG CCCTCATGGTATGAGCCTCCGCCGCCGCCTCTGTCTCTGCTGTACCGCCCGCGCGCTCCCGGCTCAACCCCCATCCTCCCGCCGGTTCCTCGACCCGTGAAGCCGTCTTCCTCCATCTCGGCCCTGAGACGCAGACGCGTGCGCTGCAAACGCTGCGAGGCCTGTCTGCGCACCGAGTGCGGCGACTGCAACTACTGTAGGGACATGAGGAAGTTTGGAGGACCAGGCAGACTCAAGAAGAGCTGTGTTCTCCGTCAGTGTCTTGCA CCGGCGCTACCTCTTACTGCAGTGTGTGCCATATGTAAGGAAGGCTATCAGGAGTCTGAAGACTCGGAGTCTGTCCAAACGCTCATGGAATGCTCCGAATGCGCTCAGATCACTCATCCAGAATGTATAAAG GTGCCCGGTGAGGGTATTATTAATAAGGACCTTCCCAGCTGTTGGGAATGTCCAAAATGTGTCCAGGGCAAGAAAACAGAG TCTTCCAGTAGTAGCGAGGAGGAGACGGACAGCAGCGTGTCCAACGGCAGTCGCCTGTCTGGTCCTCCAGCTAAGCGGGCATACAGAGAGGGGATCGGGGTGGGGGGTCTGCGTAGGGACCGCAGAAGTCGCCCGCCCCTCTCcccctcctccctccctctGACCCGCTCCAGACGACAGCCGCCTCCTTCCCAGAGACTCCTGCTGCAGCACCAGCAGAACAGGAGGAGAGCAGGAGCGCTGGAGTTACACCTCAGGAAAAGG ataaAATTAGAAAGGAACAAAATCCTCCAGTCG ACCCGttcatctgtctctctttctccaaaGCTCCTGCGTCAGCGGAGTCTGGAGAGAGGGGGCGTAGTCAGACCGGGGCACGGTCGGAGCATTTCCCGTGGCCGAGCGATGCCCCCCTGTCGCGGAAGAGGGGTACGACTCCGAGGCGGTGGCCGAGGGGGAGGCCTGAGAGAACGAATGGAGATGGAGGTTGAAAGAGATGACGCCGTAGAAGGGGAACAGGACGAGAGGAAAGAGAACGGACAGTACAACGGTAAAGAGAACCGTCCTCAGAGACGAGGGGGTAAAGCTGGTGAAGACGAGAACGGAGAAGGTCATCGAAATGGAGAGAGCGAGGGGAGCAGCGAGGGAGGTGAGCCGACTCCATCTGACACTTCTGTGGTGCTAAATGATGATGTCAGAGGCCAGGGGTCCTGCGTCACAGTGACATTACAGCCATCGAGGGGTCGGCGCGACCCTAGCGCCATTGTTCCCAAACTGGAAGCCAACTTGTCTTCTAGAAGCCTTCCGCAAAATCACAAAGCCCTGCTCCGTCCCCCGCTACGAAACGGCGCCCCTCGGTCAGACAGTCCTCATTCGCCCGCCGACAGGTTGCACGTTAACAAATCACATGCCCTTTCATCATCGCCGCACACTCTGACCCGAAGcgcatccaaacacacacacacggtgcgGAGTCTGAGATCAAATTTCAAAGAGGCCCCTCACCGGCTGACTCGAGAGAGGATCGGGAAAAAGACTCGATCGGAGAAGGCAAAATCCTCAGACTCTTGTTCCAGCTCCACCTTGCGGCCCTCAGCGGAGCAGAACGGAGGGAACGAGCCGGGCTGGGAGAGAGAGGTTTGGGTATCCGTGTTCCGATACTTGACTCGGGCGGAGCTGTGTGTTTGCATGGCTGTTTGCAAGAGTTGGTACAAATG GGGCTGTGACAAGCGTTTATGGACGCGGATCAGTCTGAGCCGCTGCCGCTCTATAAGTCCTCAAGCCCTCACGGGCATCATCAAACGGCAGCCTGTAACACTGGACCTCTCCTGGGCCAACATCTGCAAGAAGCAGCTCAGCTGGCTCATCAACCGCCTGCCAG GCCTTAAAGATCTGGTGCTATCAGGGTGTAATTGGGCGTCAGTCTCAGCACTGAGCTCTCCAAGCTGTCCTTTACTACGCTCTTTAGACCTGAGCTGGGCGGACGGCGTCAAAGATGCACAAATCAGGGAGCTGCTGAACCCACCAG GCAGTGACAACCGTTCCAAGATGAAGAACATGCAGTGCTTGTGGCTGTGCGGCCTGGAGGTGACCGAAGCCACGCTGAGGCTGATCATCAGACACATGCCTCTGCTCACTCGTCTGGAGCTCTCTCACTGTCCCATCACAGATGGTGCTCTCAACCTCCTCAGCGCCGTGGGCTCCTCCACGcgcaacacactcacacacctcaACTTAGCAG GTTGCAGCCGTCTGACGGACCGGTGTCTGGTGTACCTGCGGCGCTTGTCCTGTCTCTCCGTGCTGGACCTGCGCGGCTGCAAAGGGGTCTCGCGGCAGGCGTGCGAAAGCTTTATCTCCGAGCTGTCCGTCAATGCCCTCTACTGCCTATCAGATGACAAGCTCATCCAGAGGATATCGTAA
- the kdm2ab gene encoding lysine-specific demethylase 2A isoform X1, translating into MEEESSRYSKRLRTGTRRRYQDDGISDDEIEGKRSFDLEEKLHSDRYNSELVKIMEGKDFTLEYIQREGLRDPIIFKKADGLGIEMPDPDFSVSDVKLFVGSRRMVDVMDVTTQKGIEMSMGQWRRYYETPASEREKLYNVISLEFSHTKLEHLVKRPTSVDMIDWVDNMWPRHLKERQRDSTNAIIDMQYPKVQKYCLMSVEGCFTDFHIDFGGTSVWYHILRGRKVFWLIPPTPQNLELYENWVLSGKQGDIFLGDKVTMCQRIELKQGYTFMIPSGWIHAVYTPMDTLVFGGNFLHSFNIPMQLNIYNIEDRTRVRTQSSTRLFSLQTFSHSFSLLSSQVPAKFRYPFYFEMCWYVLERYLYCLTNTSHLTPEFQKHSLGIGLKKEDVIKQGFDGQEENVVKEEKEEMVKEEPEEEAASPPRPGVKVHLTPFELEGLWELLHKLEELPAHKKCVPAGIRNAPALLSDIRNLLEEHANDDPKLSYTGKPIVKWPKRPSWYEPPPPPLSLLYRPRAPGSTPILPPVPRPVKPSSSISALRRRRVRCKRCEACLRTECGDCNYCRDMRKFGGPGRLKKSCVLRQCLAPALPLTAVCAICKEGYQESEDSESVQTLMECSECAQITHPECIKVPGEGIINKDLPSCWECPKCVQGKKTESSSSSEEETDSSVSNGSRLSGPPAKRAYREGIGVGGLRRDRRSRPPLSPSSLPLTRSRRQPPPSQRLLLQHQQNRRRAGALELHLRKRIKLERNKILQSTRSSVSLSPKLLRQRSLERGGVVRPGHGRSISRGRAMPPCRGRGVRLRGGGRGGGLRERMEMEVERDDAVEGEQDERKENGQYNGKENRPQRRGGKAGEDENGEGHRNGESEGSSEGGEPTPSDTSVVLNDDVRGQGSCVTVTLQPSRGRRDPSAIVPKLEANLSSRSLPQNHKALLRPPLRNGAPRSDSPHSPADRLHVNKSHALSSSPHTLTRSASKHTHTVRSLRSNFKEAPHRLTRERIGKKTRSEKAKSSDSCSSSTLRPSAEQNGGNEPGWEREVWVSVFRYLTRAELCVCMAVCKSWYKWGCDKRLWTRISLSRCRSISPQALTGIIKRQPVTLDLSWANICKKQLSWLINRLPGLKDLVLSGCNWASVSALSSPSCPLLRSLDLSWADGVKDAQIRELLNPPELEKLGTKTNLTDRSSAESGGRQNKAKELIKTLIGLMKKRTPLYWTEGSDNRSKMKNMQCLWLCGLEVTEATLRLIIRHMPLLTRLELSHCPITDGALNLLSAVGSSTRNTLTHLNLAGCSRLTDRCLVYLRRLSCLSVLDLRGCKGVSRQACESFISELSVNALYCLSDDKLIQRIS; encoded by the exons ATGGAAGAGGAGAGTTCCCGTTATAGCAAACGCCTG CGGACTGGCACGCGACGGCGTTATCAAGATGATGGCATTTCAGACGATGAAATCGAAGGGAAGCGGTCCTTTGACCTCGAAGAGAAACTCCATAGTGACCGATACAACTCTGAACTGGTCAAAATTATGGAAGGGAAAG ACTTCACCTTGGAATACATCCAACGGGAGGGACTCCGGGACCCCATAATCTTCAAGAAAGCAGATGGTCTTGGCATAGA AATGCCTGACCCTGACTTTAGTGTCAGTGATGTGAAATTGTTTGTGG GCAGTCGCAGGATGGTTGACGTGATGGATGTGACCACTCAAAAAGGCATTGAGATGTCAATGGGGCAGTGGAGGAGATACTACGAGACGCCGGCATCTGAACGTGAAAAACTCTACAATGTGATCAGCCTGGAGTTCAGTCACACAAAACTTGAACATCTAGTCAAGAGACCTACCTCG GTTGATATGATTGACTGGGTGGACAACATGTGGCCACGGCATcttaaagaaagacagagagactcCACCAATGCGATTATAGACATGCAGTACCCTAAAGTACAgaa GTATTGTCTGATGAGTGTCGAGGGATGCTTCACAGATTTCCACATAGACTTTGGGGGCACATCAGTCTGGTATCACATCCTCAGGGGAAGGAAG GTGTTCTGGTTGATCCCGCCCACACCTCAGAACCTGGAGCTCTATGAGAACTGGGTGTTGTCAGGGAAACAGGGTGACATCTTCCTCGGCGATAAAGTCACGATGTGCCAACGGATTGAACTGAAGCAAGGCTACACATTCATGATCCCCTCAG ggtGGATCCATGCAGTTTACACTCCAATGGATACTCTGGTGTTTGGGGGAAACTTTCTGCACAGTTTTAACATTCCCATGCAGCTCAACATTTACAACATTGAGGACCGCACACGGGTGAGGACTCAATCAAGCACTCGTTTATTCTCTTTACAAActttttctcactctttctcactGTTGTCCTCGCAGGTCCCTGCTAAGTTTCGCTATCCTTTCTACTTTGAGATGTGCTGGTACGTGTTGGAGCGTTACTTGTACTGTCTGACCAACACGTCTCACCTCACACCCGAGTTCCAGAAGCACTCGCTGGGCATCG GGCTGAAGAAGGAAGATGTGATTAAACAAGGCTTTGACGGTCAAGAAGAAAACGTAGtgaaggaggagaaggaggagatgGTGAAAGAGGAGCCGGAGGAAGAGGCAGCATCTCCTCCTCGTCCAGGGGTGAAAGTTCACCTGACGCCCTTCGAGCTGGAAGGACTCTGGGAATTACTGCACAAGTTGGAGGAGTTACCAGCACACAAGAAATGTGTTCCAGCAGGCATCAGAAACGCCCCAGCACTGCTCAGTGACATTAGA AATCTGCTAGAGGAACATGCCAATGATGACCCCAAACTGTCTTACACTGGAAAACCAATCGTCAAATGGCCCAAAAGG CCCTCATGGTATGAGCCTCCGCCGCCGCCTCTGTCTCTGCTGTACCGCCCGCGCGCTCCCGGCTCAACCCCCATCCTCCCGCCGGTTCCTCGACCCGTGAAGCCGTCTTCCTCCATCTCGGCCCTGAGACGCAGACGCGTGCGCTGCAAACGCTGCGAGGCCTGTCTGCGCACCGAGTGCGGCGACTGCAACTACTGTAGGGACATGAGGAAGTTTGGAGGACCAGGCAGACTCAAGAAGAGCTGTGTTCTCCGTCAGTGTCTTGCA CCGGCGCTACCTCTTACTGCAGTGTGTGCCATATGTAAGGAAGGCTATCAGGAGTCTGAAGACTCGGAGTCTGTCCAAACGCTCATGGAATGCTCCGAATGCGCTCAGATCACTCATCCAGAATGTATAAAG GTGCCCGGTGAGGGTATTATTAATAAGGACCTTCCCAGCTGTTGGGAATGTCCAAAATGTGTCCAGGGCAAGAAAACAGAG TCTTCCAGTAGTAGCGAGGAGGAGACGGACAGCAGCGTGTCCAACGGCAGTCGCCTGTCTGGTCCTCCAGCTAAGCGGGCATACAGAGAGGGGATCGGGGTGGGGGGTCTGCGTAGGGACCGCAGAAGTCGCCCGCCCCTCTCcccctcctccctccctctGACCCGCTCCAGACGACAGCCGCCTCCTTCCCAGAGACTCCTGCTGCAGCACCAGCAGAACAGGAGGAGAGCAGGAGCGCTGGAGTTACACCTCAGGAAAAGG ataaAATTAGAAAGGAACAAAATCCTCCAGTCG ACCCGttcatctgtctctctttctccaaaGCTCCTGCGTCAGCGGAGTCTGGAGAGAGGGGGCGTAGTCAGACCGGGGCACGGTCGGAGCATTTCCCGTGGCCGAGCGATGCCCCCCTGTCGCGGAAGAGGGGTACGACTCCGAGGCGGTGGCCGAGGGGGAGGCCTGAGAGAACGAATGGAGATGGAGGTTGAAAGAGATGACGCCGTAGAAGGGGAACAGGACGAGAGGAAAGAGAACGGACAGTACAACGGTAAAGAGAACCGTCCTCAGAGACGAGGGGGTAAAGCTGGTGAAGACGAGAACGGAGAAGGTCATCGAAATGGAGAGAGCGAGGGGAGCAGCGAGGGAGGTGAGCCGACTCCATCTGACACTTCTGTGGTGCTAAATGATGATGTCAGAGGCCAGGGGTCCTGCGTCACAGTGACATTACAGCCATCGAGGGGTCGGCGCGACCCTAGCGCCATTGTTCCCAAACTGGAAGCCAACTTGTCTTCTAGAAGCCTTCCGCAAAATCACAAAGCCCTGCTCCGTCCCCCGCTACGAAACGGCGCCCCTCGGTCAGACAGTCCTCATTCGCCCGCCGACAGGTTGCACGTTAACAAATCACATGCCCTTTCATCATCGCCGCACACTCTGACCCGAAGcgcatccaaacacacacacacggtgcgGAGTCTGAGATCAAATTTCAAAGAGGCCCCTCACCGGCTGACTCGAGAGAGGATCGGGAAAAAGACTCGATCGGAGAAGGCAAAATCCTCAGACTCTTGTTCCAGCTCCACCTTGCGGCCCTCAGCGGAGCAGAACGGAGGGAACGAGCCGGGCTGGGAGAGAGAGGTTTGGGTATCCGTGTTCCGATACTTGACTCGGGCGGAGCTGTGTGTTTGCATGGCTGTTTGCAAGAGTTGGTACAAATG GGGCTGTGACAAGCGTTTATGGACGCGGATCAGTCTGAGCCGCTGCCGCTCTATAAGTCCTCAAGCCCTCACGGGCATCATCAAACGGCAGCCTGTAACACTGGACCTCTCCTGGGCCAACATCTGCAAGAAGCAGCTCAGCTGGCTCATCAACCGCCTGCCAG GCCTTAAAGATCTGGTGCTATCAGGGTGTAATTGGGCGTCAGTCTCAGCACTGAGCTCTCCAAGCTGTCCTTTACTACGCTCTTTAGACCTGAGCTGGGCGGACGGCGTCAAAGATGCACAAATCAGGGAGCTGCTGAACCCACCAG aATTGGAGAAACTGGGCACCAAGACAAATCTCACCGATAGATCCTCTGCAGAGAGTGGGGGTCGTCAAAACAAGGccaaagagctgataaaaacattaatcgGTTTAATGAAGAAAAGAACTCCTCTGTATTGgactgagg GCAGTGACAACCGTTCCAAGATGAAGAACATGCAGTGCTTGTGGCTGTGCGGCCTGGAGGTGACCGAAGCCACGCTGAGGCTGATCATCAGACACATGCCTCTGCTCACTCGTCTGGAGCTCTCTCACTGTCCCATCACAGATGGTGCTCTCAACCTCCTCAGCGCCGTGGGCTCCTCCACGcgcaacacactcacacacctcaACTTAGCAG GTTGCAGCCGTCTGACGGACCGGTGTCTGGTGTACCTGCGGCGCTTGTCCTGTCTCTCCGTGCTGGACCTGCGCGGCTGCAAAGGGGTCTCGCGGCAGGCGTGCGAAAGCTTTATCTCCGAGCTGTCCGTCAATGCCCTCTACTGCCTATCAGATGACAAGCTCATCCAGAGGATATCGTAA